The Helicobacter mustelae genome has a segment encoding these proteins:
- a CDS encoding beta-ketoacyl-ACP synthase III, which translates to MYAALKSIASYIPEQKVSNHDFEKKLATSHEWIIERTGIHSRFFAKEDQKTSDLGVRAAELALKRAGITAKDVDMLIAATLSPDYFTMPSTACLIASKLGIKDAPAFDVSAACSGFIYLLSIAKAFIESKNYRNILIVGTEKISQILDFEDRSTCVLFGDGAGAAVIGATEQKSQSILDVHIGADGGYGDLLCTPCASSHTKQFLQMKGNEIFKLAVKTLVSDVEMILQKNAIESSAIDYFIPHQANLRIINAVGSRLNFSEKQIVLTVQKYGNTSAASIPMAMNDIYEEGRLKNGDLMLLDAFGGGLTWGSALVHFDGK; encoded by the coding sequence TTTTGAAAAAAAGCTTGCCACTAGTCATGAGTGGATCATAGAGCGCACCGGGATTCATAGCAGGTTTTTTGCAAAAGAAGATCAAAAGACCAGCGACTTAGGCGTGAGGGCAGCAGAATTGGCACTCAAGCGCGCAGGCATCACCGCTAAGGATGTCGACATGCTTATCGCTGCTACACTAAGCCCTGATTATTTCACCATGCCCTCCACTGCATGTCTCATTGCCAGCAAACTTGGCATCAAAGATGCTCCTGCCTTTGATGTCTCTGCAGCATGTTCTGGCTTCATCTATCTGCTTTCCATCGCCAAGGCATTCATCGAATCCAAAAATTATAGAAATATCCTCATTGTCGGCACAGAAAAAATCAGCCAAATTCTGGATTTTGAAGATCGAAGCACCTGTGTCCTCTTTGGTGATGGAGCAGGTGCTGCTGTGATTGGCGCCACGGAGCAAAAAAGCCAAAGCATCTTGGATGTGCATATTGGCGCAGATGGGGGTTATGGAGATCTGCTCTGCACCCCTTGTGCATCTTCTCATACCAAGCAATTTCTGCAAATGAAGGGGAATGAGATCTTTAAGCTGGCGGTGAAAACACTAGTCAGTGATGTGGAAATGATCCTGCAAAAAAATGCCATAGAAAGCAGCGCTATTGATTATTTCATCCCTCATCAAGCAAATCTTAGGATCATCAATGCAGTGGGTAGCCGTCTGAATTTCTCAGAAAAGCAGATTGTGCTCACTGTGCAAAAATATGGCAATACTTCTGCAGCAAGCATCCCCATGGCCATGAATGACATTTATGAGGAGGGCAGGCTGAAAAATGGAGATTTGATGCTCCTTGATGCCTTTGGAGGTGGACTTACCTGGGGTTCTGCATTGGTGCATTTTGATGGAAAATAG
- the purD gene encoding phosphoribosylamine--glycine ligase, producing MKKKLLILGHGGREYAMGLHLLRDKNIDSLFFAPKNAATERLGKTFDFASHQELIEKIQEFGIDFVIIGPEAYIIDGLSNALKMAGIKVFGPSKEAGMLEGSKAYMKDFATRHNIPTARYIQTDDLTKAQDFLLTLKPPYVLKADGLCAGKGVWISNELSEAKEFLKEMLSGKAFGESGRRVVVEEFLQGFELSIFAICDGEDFVLLPACQDHKRLLDHDEGPNTGGMGAYAPAPSATPELLEKIQERILRPTLQGMIKEGNPYCGVLFAGIMVCEQDGELEPYLLEYNVRFGDPECEVLMPLLQTSLLEICEHTLSGNLKNLKLQISHKCALAVVLSSKNYPYGTSEPTLIEFENYRSSLGHFVFAGVDKKGGAFYATGGRVLLCVGVGDDIKEARDHAYELIKSVKFDGMHYRRDIGYRVL from the coding sequence ATGAAAAAAAAGCTCTTAATTTTGGGTCATGGCGGCAGAGAATATGCAATGGGTTTGCATTTGCTTAGAGACAAAAACATAGATTCTTTGTTTTTTGCCCCAAAAAACGCAGCCACAGAGCGTTTGGGAAAGACCTTTGATTTTGCTTCGCATCAAGAATTGATAGAAAAAATTCAGGAATTTGGCATTGATTTTGTCATCATCGGGCCAGAGGCATACATCATAGATGGGCTTAGCAATGCGCTAAAAATGGCGGGTATCAAAGTATTTGGACCGAGCAAAGAAGCAGGAATGCTAGAGGGCTCCAAGGCTTATATGAAGGATTTTGCTACACGTCATAACATCCCAACAGCGCGCTACATCCAGACAGACGATCTGACAAAAGCACAAGATTTTTTACTCACCCTAAAGCCCCCTTATGTGCTCAAAGCCGATGGACTCTGTGCTGGCAAGGGGGTATGGATCAGCAATGAATTATCAGAGGCCAAAGAATTTCTAAAAGAAATGCTTTCTGGCAAGGCGTTTGGTGAGAGTGGAAGGCGCGTGGTGGTTGAGGAATTCTTGCAGGGTTTTGAGCTTTCTATCTTTGCAATTTGTGATGGAGAGGATTTTGTACTCTTGCCTGCCTGTCAGGATCATAAGCGCCTGCTTGATCACGATGAGGGGCCAAACACTGGAGGGATGGGTGCATATGCCCCAGCACCTTCTGCCACTCCAGAGCTTTTAGAAAAGATTCAAGAGAGGATCTTACGTCCCACACTCCAAGGAATGATTAAAGAGGGCAATCCTTATTGTGGTGTGTTGTTTGCAGGCATCATGGTATGCGAGCAAGATGGGGAGCTAGAGCCTTATTTACTAGAGTATAATGTGCGTTTTGGCGATCCAGAATGCGAAGTACTCATGCCCTTGCTACAAACCTCTTTGTTAGAGATTTGTGAGCACACCCTCTCTGGTAATCTCAAAAATCTCAAACTCCAAATCTCGCATAAATGCGCGCTGGCTGTGGTTTTATCTTCAAAAAACTACCCCTATGGTACTTCAGAGCCTACACTCATAGAGTTTGAGAATTATCGCTCTTCCTTGGGACATTTTGTCTTTGCGGGTGTGGACAAAAAAGGCGGAGCTTTTTATGCCACTGGGGGTAGGGTGCTTTTGTGCGTGGGAGTGGGAGATGACATCAAAGAGGCTAGGGATCATGCCTATGAATTGATTAAGTCTGTGAAATTTGATGGTATGCATTATCGCAGGGACATTGGATATAGGGTGCTATGA
- a CDS encoding RDD family protein, producing MMRKDREKIEEMLYREGIEIAPFSKRFFAFLIDEMLISLIFSIALISKIQGKDSLTIINVLSSYALLLLLLRIIYYGVFTYFYGASIGKILLKIKIVQVEDLEIPNLKTTIMRCVCKEIGQMFLYITYLFALGDGTLVRTLHDLLADTIVIQQA from the coding sequence ATGATGAGAAAAGATCGCGAAAAAATTGAAGAAATGCTCTATCGCGAAGGGATTGAAATCGCTCCCTTTAGCAAGAGATTTTTTGCATTTTTGATTGATGAAATGCTTATTTCTCTGATTTTTAGCATTGCCTTGATTTCCAAGATTCAGGGTAAGGATTCGCTGACAATCATCAATGTCTTAAGTAGCTATGCGCTGCTTTTACTCCTCTTGCGCATTATTTATTATGGGGTTTTTACGTATTTTTATGGTGCGAGCATTGGCAAAATTCTTTTGAAAATCAAGATCGTGCAAGTAGAAGATCTAGAAATTCCCAATTTAAAAACTACGATCATGCGCTGTGTGTGCAAGGAAATCGGACAAATGTTTTTGTACATCACTTATCTTTTTGCCCTGGGGGATGGAACTTTGGTGAGAACCCTGCATGATTTGCTTGCAGACACTATTGTAATTCAACAGGCTTGA
- a CDS encoding LPS-assembly protein LptD, translated as MKKLFGILLLLGVIHAEFALQKFDKNNNKIFELLADKVYQEGGKVVAQGNAVMLNNDLYVIANKIIYDREKRQAEIEGDIKIYKGGSLFARSEKVKLNLNEDYGIIEPFYIQDTASGMWVNAKFAASNKKIYTFKKAVVSGCGIERPVWHMDVSSGTFNSEKSVLSVWNPTLYIGSVPVFYLPYLRVSTLNERSSGFLYPQFAFSNREGFIYVQPFYIAPQKFWDLTITPQIRTQRGFGGDVEFRIVDKTNSMFYFKVGYLYNFQQYIKQFNLRNKQVFGFQFSHANENPFQKYFGLKNSLDNGLYIDFLYMNDLDYLRLERFNARIMDGTRVSRMNFYVQTDNQYFGLNFRYFINLNKINNSTTFQTLPQLQYHKYLNSLYFKGLLYSIDYNFRNIYRPLGYGYIENSLKVPIGMQFSLFHKYVSLGIWNNFYASNLVADNTSKTYFNRDISSRNFGNFVSANLNLTLNMDLAKDYDKVFHVVEFFTDFSLPYFRYSDGLLDKRYFVPTNEYAPYYNPATGQYTIANRVYDAIWNPSTLGDYATNTRSVNFRMSNYFYGLGGKNLFYWRLSETLNFDDKIAFYRSPLENKIGFSPITGLNLSAIFSYSFYYRQFQEISINATYSRKYMVSSLTYYIKSQFSDMARFNQASSSANYLTFSFSNDFGYFGLNAYASFNFNNLRRARDYSSVITNWSIGIFKNIRCFGFGLRVASQRVPILTNDTTSGGYASSVFNNTYVKFDFSFAPLTRTGLTYRFYNK; from the coding sequence GTGAAAAAGCTCTTTGGCATTCTTTTGTTGCTGGGCGTTATACATGCTGAGTTCGCCCTGCAAAAATTTGACAAAAACAATAATAAAATCTTTGAACTTCTAGCAGATAAGGTTTATCAAGAAGGGGGTAAGGTTGTTGCACAGGGCAATGCCGTCATGCTCAACAATGATCTTTATGTGATTGCCAATAAAATCATCTATGATCGAGAGAAGCGTCAGGCAGAGATTGAGGGGGATATCAAGATCTACAAAGGAGGGAGCCTCTTTGCCAGGTCTGAAAAGGTAAAACTCAATCTCAATGAGGATTATGGGATCATCGAGCCCTTTTATATCCAAGATACAGCCAGCGGGATGTGGGTGAATGCCAAATTTGCTGCCAGTAACAAAAAAATCTACACCTTCAAAAAAGCCGTCGTATCAGGCTGCGGGATCGAGCGGCCCGTGTGGCATATGGACGTGAGTTCTGGGACATTTAATAGTGAAAAATCTGTGCTTAGTGTTTGGAATCCCACGCTTTACATAGGCTCTGTCCCGGTATTTTATCTTCCCTATTTGCGGGTTTCCACACTCAATGAACGCAGTAGTGGCTTTTTGTATCCTCAATTTGCTTTTTCCAACCGCGAGGGCTTCATCTATGTCCAACCCTTTTATATTGCACCACAAAAATTTTGGGATCTCACCATCACTCCACAAATCAGGACGCAGAGGGGTTTTGGAGGTGATGTAGAATTTCGAATTGTAGACAAAACCAATTCGATGTTTTATTTTAAAGTAGGATATCTCTATAACTTCCAGCAATATATCAAACAGTTTAATCTAAGAAATAAGCAGGTTTTTGGTTTTCAATTCTCTCATGCCAATGAAAATCCCTTCCAAAAATATTTTGGACTCAAAAATTCTTTAGATAATGGCCTATATATTGATTTTTTATATATGAATGACTTGGATTATCTGCGCTTAGAGAGATTCAATGCAAGGATTATGGATGGTACAAGAGTATCAAGAATGAACTTTTATGTACAGACTGATAATCAATATTTTGGGCTGAATTTTCGCTATTTCATCAACCTCAACAAAATCAACAACTCCACCACCTTTCAAACCCTGCCACAGCTCCAGTACCACAAGTATTTGAATTCTTTGTATTTCAAAGGGCTTTTGTATTCTATAGACTATAATTTTCGCAATATCTATAGGCCACTTGGTTATGGATACATAGAAAACAGTCTCAAAGTCCCCATTGGAATGCAGTTCTCACTGTTTCATAAATATGTCTCATTGGGAATATGGAATAATTTTTATGCTAGCAATCTTGTGGCAGACAACACCTCAAAGACTTATTTTAATCGCGACATTTCTTCTAGGAATTTTGGGAATTTTGTTTCTGCTAATCTCAATTTGACTTTGAACATGGATTTGGCAAAGGATTATGACAAGGTTTTTCATGTTGTGGAATTTTTCACAGATTTTTCTCTGCCTTATTTTCGCTATTCTGATGGACTCTTGGATAAGAGATATTTTGTCCCAACCAATGAATATGCCCCCTATTACAATCCTGCTACGGGTCAGTACACTATTGCAAATAGAGTTTATGATGCCATATGGAATCCCTCCACACTAGGAGACTATGCTACCAACACCCGCTCAGTGAATTTTCGAATGTCCAATTATTTCTATGGCCTAGGGGGGAAGAATTTGTTTTATTGGCGCCTCTCTGAGACATTAAATTTTGATGATAAGATCGCATTTTATCGCAGTCCACTGGAGAATAAGATTGGCTTTTCTCCCATCACAGGACTGAATTTATCGGCAATTTTTTCTTATTCTTTTTATTACCGACAATTCCAAGAAATCTCCATCAATGCAACCTATAGTCGCAAATACATGGTCAGCTCGCTGACCTATTACATCAAAAGCCAATTCAGCGATATGGCCCGCTTCAATCAAGCCTCCTCTTCAGCAAACTATCTCACCTTTAGTTTTAGCAATGATTTTGGCTATTTTGGGCTCAATGCCTATGCTAGCTTCAACTTCAACAATCTAAGGAGAGCCAGAGATTATTCCTCAGTGATTACTAACTGGTCCATTGGGATTTTCAAAAATATCCGCTGCTTTGGCTTTGGACTTCGCGTGGCGAGCCAGCGCGTCCCCATCCTGACTAATGACACCACCTCAGGAGGATATGCCTCCAGCGTGTTCAACAACACCTACGTCAAATTTGATTTTAGTTTTGCTCCATTGACTCGAACCGGACTCACCTATCGTTTTTATAACAAATAA
- a CDS encoding polyribonucleotide nucleotidyltransferase — protein sequence MQKIDIVLEDYKECYKLDYVAKQASGSVLYERGGTVILASVAIDDKDVEGDFLPLSVQYIEKSYATGKIPGGFIKREGKPGEFETLTSRIIDRTLRPLFPKHYRKTTHISVFVLSYDGESDLQVCALNAAANALLLSAAPFCVPTAAVRIGRIDGVFVLNPSRSELANSALDLYISGSFGDLLMIEMKGGSTKESGINEEELLEAITLAKAHIQELSSLYEQNIAPHKKAPLALPEKIELFDEEIDTLLKQEYFSRTQEILNQMSKSERNKDLESLGEEIYQKYQNFKPWSLEQVQYTLWQYKKQVMRNQVLERGIRADGRKTTEVRPISIETNILPFAHGSVLFTRGQTQSLVVATLGSENDAQTRENLNDSIPQKENFTFHYNFPGFSVGEALMIGSVGRRELGHGNLAKKALEDSIIEKDRTLRLVSEILESNGSSSMASVCGGSLAICACGMESSGLVAGVAMGLIKEGSEYAVLTDIMGLEDHDGDMDFKVAGNENFITAMQMDIKLGGLELGILKEALYQARDARLHILQIMQEARARIVVNHDIIPKVETFCVPPSKIIEIIGSGGKTIKEIIERFGVSIDLDREKGEVKVFATNAKTLQDCKNYILQIIGSQGYVENEIFLGVVKKIVDFGVFVSLPRGGDGLLHISKFAQDKSKKSSDYFQEGQKISCKILGFNKGKVDLDLVR from the coding sequence ATGCAAAAGATTGATATTGTTTTAGAAGATTACAAGGAATGCTATAAGCTAGATTATGTGGCTAAACAGGCCAGTGGCTCCGTGCTTTATGAACGCGGTGGTACGGTGATTTTGGCAAGTGTAGCTATTGATGATAAGGATGTGGAGGGGGATTTTCTGCCCTTGAGTGTGCAATACATCGAAAAATCCTATGCCACAGGCAAGATCCCCGGAGGCTTTATCAAGCGTGAGGGCAAGCCAGGGGAATTTGAAACCCTCACATCTAGAATCATCGATCGCACCCTGCGCCCACTTTTTCCCAAACATTATAGAAAAACCACGCATATCAGTGTCTTTGTATTGAGCTATGATGGAGAGAGTGATCTACAGGTCTGTGCGCTCAATGCCGCAGCAAATGCATTACTTCTCTCAGCAGCGCCCTTTTGCGTTCCCACTGCAGCTGTGAGGATCGGGAGAATCGATGGAGTCTTTGTGCTCAATCCCAGTAGGTCAGAGCTTGCAAATTCCGCTCTAGATCTTTATATTTCTGGGAGTTTTGGAGATTTGTTGATGATTGAGATGAAGGGTGGAAGCACCAAGGAATCTGGCATCAATGAAGAGGAATTGCTAGAGGCCATTACTCTAGCTAAAGCACACATCCAAGAGCTAAGCAGTCTTTATGAGCAAAATATTGCTCCACATAAAAAAGCTCCTCTAGCACTGCCAGAAAAAATCGAGCTTTTTGATGAGGAGATTGATACGCTCTTAAAGCAGGAGTACTTCTCCCGCACCCAAGAAATCCTCAACCAAATGTCTAAAAGCGAGAGGAACAAGGATTTAGAAAGTTTGGGAGAGGAAATCTATCAAAAATACCAAAATTTCAAGCCCTGGAGTCTAGAGCAGGTGCAATATACACTATGGCAATACAAAAAACAAGTGATGCGCAATCAGGTGCTAGAGCGTGGTATTCGCGCTGATGGTAGGAAAACCACAGAGGTTCGTCCCATCTCCATAGAGACCAATATCCTGCCCTTTGCACATGGCAGTGTGCTTTTTACAAGGGGGCAGACCCAGAGCCTGGTGGTGGCCACATTGGGGAGTGAGAATGATGCCCAAACCAGGGAAAATCTAAACGACTCTATTCCGCAAAAAGAAAATTTTACCTTTCACTATAATTTCCCAGGTTTTAGCGTAGGGGAAGCTTTGATGATTGGATCTGTGGGACGCAGGGAATTGGGACATGGGAATCTCGCCAAAAAGGCTCTAGAAGATAGCATTATAGAAAAAGATCGCACCCTGCGCCTAGTCTCTGAAATCCTAGAATCCAATGGTTCAAGCTCCATGGCAAGCGTTTGTGGCGGATCTTTGGCCATCTGTGCTTGTGGTATGGAAAGCAGTGGGCTTGTGGCAGGGGTAGCCATGGGACTCATCAAAGAAGGGTCTGAATATGCCGTACTAACAGACATCATGGGATTAGAGGATCATGATGGAGACATGGATTTTAAGGTCGCAGGAAATGAGAATTTCATCACTGCCATGCAAATGGATATCAAGCTTGGTGGGTTGGAGCTAGGGATCTTGAAAGAGGCGCTCTATCAGGCTAGGGATGCGAGATTGCATATCTTACAAATCATGCAAGAAGCAAGGGCAAGGATTGTCGTCAATCATGACATCATCCCCAAAGTCGAGACTTTTTGCGTCCCACCCAGCAAGATCATCGAGATCATTGGATCAGGAGGGAAGACCATCAAGGAAATTATCGAGCGCTTTGGGGTGAGCATCGATTTGGATCGGGAAAAAGGAGAGGTGAAGGTCTTTGCCACCAATGCAAAAACCCTTCAAGATTGCAAGAATTACATCCTACAGATTATTGGAAGCCAGGGCTATGTAGAAAATGAAATTTTTTTGGGCGTGGTGAAAAAAATCGTGGATTTTGGAGTGTTTGTCTCCCTTCCCAGGGGTGGTGATGGATTGTTACACATCAGCAAATTTGCCCAAGACAAAAGCAAGAAATCTAGCGATTATTTTCAAGAGGGCCAGAAAATTTCTTGCAAAATCCTGGGGTTTAACAAAGGAAAGGTCGATCTAGACCTGGTTCGATAG
- a CDS encoding ATP synthase subunit c family protein, whose amino-acid sequence MKFVVTMFLGFLGFVFAGEISGADFIRGLSVLAAVVGLGIAALGGAIGMGHAAAATISGTARNPGVGGKLFSTMFIALAMIEAQVIYTLVFAAIALFG is encoded by the coding sequence GTGAAGTTTGTTGTTACCATGTTTTTGGGATTTTTAGGCTTTGTTTTTGCAGGTGAAATCAGCGGTGCGGATTTCATCAGAGGACTTTCTGTCTTGGCGGCAGTCGTAGGTTTGGGCATCGCGGCACTTGGAGGTGCCATTGGTATGGGGCATGCTGCGGCTGCTACTATCTCTGGAACAGCAAGAAATCCTGGAGTGGGTGGTAAACTTTTCTCCACAATGTTCATTGCTCTTGCGATGATTGAAGCACAGGTTATTTATACTCTGGTATTTGCGGCGATCGCGCTTTTTGGTTGA
- a CDS encoding pyridoxal phosphate-dependent aminotransferase → MYSHRIENLAESATIAISTLAQNLKAQGKDILSFSTGEPDFDTPQCIKEAAIKALQEGFTKYTTVAGILELRKAIAQKLQRENELSYEPSEILVSNGAKQSLFNAFQALIDVGDEVIIPAPYWVTYPELVTYSGGTNVFLSTNESTQFKITPSMLKQAITKKTKMIVLTTPSNPTGMVYTRQEILDIYEVIKDSNIWIISDEMYEKLIFDEKFCSVASINEDMLQRTITVNGLSKSVAMTGWRIGYLASKDKKLIKLMDNLQSQCTSNINSITQKAAITALDGSADQDIEKMRLAFKERRDLAHGLINNIKNLSVMLPQGAFYLFINLSRLPQSDSMQFCKDLLEQEGVALVPGVAFGMEGYARLSFACSKDQILKGIQRIQNFVSRF, encoded by the coding sequence ATGTACTCTCATAGAATAGAAAATTTGGCAGAATCTGCGACCATCGCTATTAGTACACTTGCACAAAATCTCAAAGCACAGGGCAAGGATATTTTGAGTTTTTCTACAGGAGAGCCTGATTTTGACACACCTCAATGCATCAAAGAAGCTGCTATCAAAGCCTTACAAGAGGGTTTTACCAAATATACCACAGTGGCTGGCATTTTGGAGTTACGCAAGGCGATCGCACAGAAATTACAGAGAGAAAATGAGCTTTCCTATGAGCCTTCAGAGATTTTGGTGAGCAATGGTGCCAAGCAATCCCTATTTAATGCATTTCAAGCGTTGATTGATGTTGGTGATGAGGTGATCATCCCTGCGCCTTACTGGGTGACATATCCTGAGCTTGTAACCTATAGTGGCGGCACAAATGTCTTCCTTTCCACCAATGAGAGCACGCAATTTAAAATCACCCCCTCTATGCTCAAGCAAGCCATCACCAAAAAAACCAAAATGATTGTGCTGACCACCCCATCAAATCCCACTGGAATGGTCTATACGCGCCAAGAAATCCTAGACATCTATGAAGTAATCAAGGATAGCAATATCTGGATTATTAGTGATGAGATGTATGAGAAATTAATCTTTGATGAGAAATTTTGCTCAGTGGCAAGTATCAATGAGGATATGCTACAGAGGACCATCACAGTCAATGGACTTTCTAAATCTGTGGCGATGACGGGATGGAGGATAGGCTATCTGGCTAGCAAAGACAAAAAGCTCATCAAGCTCATGGATAATCTCCAAAGCCAATGTACTTCCAACATCAATTCCATCACGCAAAAAGCTGCAATCACCGCTCTTGATGGAAGCGCTGATCAAGACATAGAAAAAATGCGCCTGGCTTTCAAAGAGCGCAGGGATCTGGCGCATGGATTGATTAATAACATCAAAAATTTATCAGTCATGCTTCCTCAAGGGGCCTTTTATCTGTTTATCAATCTCTCAAGACTTCCCCAAAGTGATTCCATGCAGTTTTGCAAGGATTTATTGGAACAAGAGGGTGTGGCACTAGTCCCTGGCGTAGCATTTGGCATGGAGGGCTATGCGCGCCTATCTTTTGCCTGCTCCAAAGATCAGATCCTCAAAGGTATTCAGAGGATCCAAAACTTTGTCTCCCGCTTTTGA